A region of the Microcystis aeruginosa FD4 genome:
CTGCGCTGCAAGCTTGCCTGAATCTGACCGTTTCTCCTGTTCCTAGCCAAAAACGGCGCACCGCTCCGACTCTGCTCCGTTTACACGGCCATTATGCCCCCAATTTCTCCGAGTTATCTTCCTTTAGCTGGATTTGGAATAATCAATTAGTTCGGGAGAATTATCGTTTTATCGAGGCCGATAGTTGCGAACAGGCGGAACTTTTAGCCACTGTCTGGGAGGTGGACGCTATCTTAATCGATAGTTCGATCGCAGAAGATTTATACTCTTATCTGCAAACCTTGAGCGAGTCGGAAACCCTAGCTAATTTACCCCTAGTCACCCTTGATGTGGCTGTCACCGAGGTGGCTAATCAAATCCCCGGTTTAGCCGTTTTTCCCTGTTTGGCTCCCCCGACGGAAAACCGCATCGAACAGCTATTAAAGGTAATCGAGACTGCTGATCTGGCTTTTTCTCCCCAGAAAGAGCGGTAAGGGGGAGCGGGGGAGAAACTTTTTTCTGTGATCTATTAACAATTTTTCAGTGATCTATTGACAAATGAGGAATTTGGTGTTGACAGCTAAGAAAGCTCATGTAATACTAGCAGTTGTAATCTATTACATCCACCTTACCTCCGCGGGGGTCTCTGTAAATGACCAAAATAAAATACATCATTCCTACCGCTACTGCTCTTCTTGCCAGTGCGTTGGGCCTCGCCACTGCGCCAGCACAAGCCGCAACAGTAAACTATATCAATTGTGGTAGTCCGACTGCCGCATCCTGCACATTGCCCCAACTTTTTAATGGTGGTAGTATCACCGTTGATGAGGACATGGACGGCAAGATTGACAAAACGTTTAGAAATTGGATGAAAACTGGAACGTGGAATCCACCTTCCGGCCTTACAGTAACGGGTTTTGGGTCCGCTACCCCTTTATCAGCTGGGTTAACATTCACAACCACTAATGGATGGTCAGTTCCTGTAGGTGCAGTTACTTCGTTTAGTAATCCGTTTGTCTTCGATGTTGTCCTCGGAGATCCCTTGAATGTATCGTTGACTAATTTGACATTGAACTTGTTAAACTCTACCTCTAATGGATTTGCTGTGTTGAGTGTGACGGCTAATGGAGCATCAGTGGCCAACTTTAACGGTGGGCTAATGCCAGTTACAGGTATATCTACTGATCTACTTGCTCCAAGTCCTAGCATGATCAACGTTGGTGTAACTGGGATGGTCCTTGCACCAGGCGCTTCTGGCAATGTCAGATCGTTCAGTCTTACTTTTGGCCAGGGTTCCAAAATTCCCGA
Encoded here:
- a CDS encoding PEP-CTERM sorting domain-containing protein (PEP-CTERM proteins occur, often in large numbers, in the proteomes of bacteria that also encode an exosortase, a predicted intramembrane cysteine proteinase. The presence of a PEP-CTERM domain at a protein's C-terminus predicts cleavage within the sorting domain, followed by covalent anchoring to some some component of the (usually Gram-negative) cell surface. Many PEP-CTERM proteins exhibit an unusual sequence composition that includes large numbers of potential glycosylation sites. Expression of one such protein has been shown restore the ability of a bacterium to form floc, a type of biofilm.); the protein is MTKIKYIIPTATALLASALGLATAPAQAATVNYINCGSPTAASCTLPQLFNGGSITVDEDMDGKIDKTFRNWMKTGTWNPPSGLTVTGFGSATPLSAGLTFTTTNGWSVPVGAVTSFSNPFVFDVVLGDPLNVSLTNLTLNLLNSTSNGFAVLSVTANGASVANFNGGLMPVTGISTDLLAPSPSMINVGVTGMVLAPGASGNVRSFSLTFGQGSKIPEPGTVVGLLAVGGLGLAMKRRQKDS